The DNA region GGACAAACTGGGCTACAAGGGCATCGACACCACCGAGCTGATCTTCGACGGCTACCCGGCCAAAGCCACCGACATCCTCGGGGAGGCGCCCGGGCAGGGCTTCTTCCAGATGATGGACGGCGTGGAGGTCGGGCGGGTCAACGTCTCGGCCCGGGCGTGTGGTGTCGGCGTGCGGGCGTTCGAGCTGGCGGTCCGTTACGCCCAGCAGCGCATCACCTTCGGAAAGCCGATCGCCGAGCACCAGGCCATCGCATTCCAATTGGCCGAGATGGCGACCAAAGTCGAAGCCGCACACCTGATGATGGTCAACGCCGCCCGGCTCAAGGACTCCGGAGAACGCAACGATGTGTCCGCCGGTATGGCGAAGTACTTCGCCAGCGAAGTGTGCGCCGAGGTGACCCAGCAGAGCTTCCGCATCCACGGCGGATACGGGTACTCCAAGGAATACGAGATCGAGCGGCTGATGCGCGATGCCCCGTTCCTGCTGATCGGCGAGGGCACCAGCGAGATCCAGAAGAACATCATCAGCAAGCGCCTGTTGGCCGACTACCGGGTCTGATCCGGTGACCACCCCCGACTTCGCCGCAAGGCCCCAGCTCGCCGAGGACGTGGCGCGCATCGTCCGCGGTCGGATATTCGACGGAACCTACGCTGCCGGAACGTATGTGCGTCTCGACCAGCTGGCCGCCGGATTGGGGATCAGCGTGACCCCGGTCCGTGAAGCGCTGTTCGAGCTCAAGGCCGAGGGGCTGCTCGAGCAGCAGCCTCGTCGGGGTTTTGTGGTGCGGCCGGTCACCGTGCGCGACATCACCGACGTGTCGGATGTTCAGGCGCACATCGGGGGCGAACTCGCCGCCCGAGCGGCCGCCGGGATCAGTGATTCTCAACTGCAGGAGCTGACGAGGATCCAGGACGACCTCGAGGTCGCGTACGCCACCGACGACGGCGAGCGGGCCAGTCGCCTCAACCACGATTTCCACCGTGCCATCAACGTCGCCGCGGACTCGCCGAAACTCGCGCAGCTGATGTCGCAGATCACCCGTTATGCCCCCGAGTCGGTGTTTCCCACCATCGATGGCTGGCCGGACCAGTCCAACGCACATCATCGGCGCCTGCTGGACGCGTTGGCGAGCCGGGACGAGTCCCTTGCGCGCTCGGCGATGTCGGAGCACCTTGCCGCCGGGGCGGCCCCGTTGATCGAGCATCTGACCCGCCGGGGTGTGATCGGCTAACGTACCGTAAGACTTACAGTCACCTCTTCTGCAAAGGTGGGCCATGGGCGTCCTCGACGGTGTGCGGGTGCTCGACTTCGGTCGCTTCATCGCCGCACCATGGTGTTCGGCGCTGCTGGCCGACATGGGTGCCGACGTCGTGCGGATCGAGAAGCGCGAGGGCGGTGAGGATCGCTGGGTGCAATCGGTCACCGAGGGTGGCGAAGGCGGGACCTATCTGCAGTGCAACCGCAACAAGCGCTCGCTGACCCTGGACACGACCACCGACGACGGCAAGGCGATCACCCGGAAGTTGGTGGCACGGTCGGACATCGTCGTCGCCAACATGCCGGCGGCGGGGATGCGTGCCAACGGACTGGACTACGAGACACTGCGTGCAGTCAGGCAGGACATCATCCTCGCCAGCGCGACCGCGTACGGCGAAGGTGGTCCCTACAGCGACCGGATAGGTTTCGACGGCGCCGGGCAGGTGATGTCGGGAGCGGTGTACCGGCAGGGACTGCCTGAGCAGCCGATCCGAACGGTGGTGCCCTACGCGGACTTCGGTACCGCGCTGACATTGACCATCGGGGTGATGATGGCCCTCTACCACCGTGACCGCACGGGGGAGGGCCAGCATGTCGAGGGGGCGCTGCTTCCCACCGCGATGATGCTGTCGAACGCGTTCCTGATCGAACGTGACCTGCTCGGCACGGACAAGCCGCGGATGGGCAACCAGGGAACGTCGGTGGCGCCATGTGACCTGTACAAGACCGCCGACGGTGGGTGGGTGCTGCTGCAGATCGCCGGCCGGCCGATGTTCATGCGCTGGTGCCGCCTCGTGGGGCGGGCCGAGTGGGTCGACGATCCGCGGTTCGCGGACGACGATCTGCGTTGGGAGAACGGGGACGTCCTCAACGACGCCATGGCGCAGTGGTGTGCCGACAAGACCAAAGCCGAAGTGCTCGAGATGCTCGAGGCGGCGAAGCTGCCTGCGGCACCGATGAACTCGACACAAGATGTGCTCGACGACCCGCACGTCGCGGCGATGGGTTATCTGCAGCGTGTCCCGTTTCCCGGCGCGCCGCATGACGTGCCGATCATCGAGACCCCGTTCCGGCTGTCGGCCACCCCCGGCGTGATCCGTCGGCGGGCACCGCTGCTCGGCGAGCACACCGATGAGATCCTCGGTGAGATCGGTTACACGACAGCGGACATCACAGGGTTGAGGGATCGCCAGGTGGTGTGAGCCGGACGTCGGCTGCAGCGACGGTCATGTCCGTGTGAAGTACGACCGGACCGCCGCCAGATCGGGTTTGCCCGACGGGGTCCGTGGGATCGCGTCGACGACGATGATGGTGCTGGGGATCTCGTAGCGTGCCAATCGAGTTCGCAGATATTCGGCAATGTCCTCGTCGCCGACGGAGGTATCGGCGCGCAGTTCGACCAGAGCGACGGGTGTTTCTCCGAGACGCGGATCGGGTTGACCGATCACCGCTGCACCCTGCACCGCGGGATGGCTCTCCAGTGCGCTGCGGACGTCATCGGGCAGCACCTTGAAGCCACCGCGGATGATCGCCTGGTCGGCCCGTCCGAGGATCCACAGGAACCCGTCGGCGTCGAGGCGCGCGATATCGGTGGTGCGTACCCAGTCCTGGGCCGAATCGAATTGTGCGGGTTTCACTTCCAGCAGGCCGACGGTGTCCGGTCCCAGCGGGATGCCGTCGTCGTCGACGACCCGCAGCTTCGCGCCCGGGTTCGCCCGGCCGACACTGCCGCGCTTGTCCCGCCAGTACTTCTGATGGTCGGGAAGTGTCCACCCGGCCACCCCGCCACCGAATTCGGTTGCTGCATAGGAGGTCAGCACCGGAACGCCGAACTTCTCGGTGAACGCGTCCGCATCGTCGGCCGACAACGGCGCGGTGCCCGAGGTGACAACACGGACACCGGCCAGGTCGTCGCGGGTGAGGTCGGAATGCAGCACCATCCGCAACGCCGCGGGCACCAGTGACACCGCGCGCGGGCGGTGTTCGCGCACGGCATCGGCCCAGCGCTGCAGGTCGAACTTCGGCAGCAGGACAAACGGGCGGGCTTCGGCGATACAGAGCAGTATGCGGAACACGCCGCCCACATGCACCAGAGGCGAGTTGACGATCGCGACGCCTCGGCGCAGCGCGGTCGGGGCCGGGGAGTCGGCCGGTTCGCGCCCGATGACGCTGCGGGCCAGCATGTCGTAGGTGAGATCGACCCGTTTGGGCGGGCCGGTGGTGCCGCTGGTCAGCATCCACACCGCCACACCGGGACGGTGCGATTCTCCGATTTCGGCGCCCTGGGTGACCACCGGTGCGGTCGCCAGATCGCTGATGGCCACGGTGGTCGCCGAGGTGGACGGGGCGAGCGCGGCGAGGTCCGCGGCCAGGCCGATGATCATCGGTAACTGCAGCGCGTCCAGATCGGCTCTGGTGCGCGCGTCGCCGCGAGCGGGGTTGATGACCACGACGGTGCCGCCGCCGGCCAGCACGCCGAGCAGTGCCGCGACGTGGGCGGGTTGATTGCGGAGCATGATCCCGACCTTGGCGGTCCCGACCAGCGCAGTGATGCAATGCGCCAGCCTGCCGACCTGCGCCCAGGTGACCCAGGACCCCTCGAACTCGATGGCCGCGGCGGCTGGGTTCAGGTTCAGGACGTCGGTGATGCGTTGGGAGAGCGGATGGGGCATCAGCGAATCCGCGGTGGTGTCTTCTGGATGTCGAGTGCCGCCAACTCCGCCGTGGCGATCGGGTTGCCCAACCGGGTGTAGATGAGGCCCTGGTCCATCGCCGCCCGGTACGGTTTGTCCAGCGATTCCCAGATCGCCTTGACGGTGCCCTGCGTGGCGGTGGGCGGTTTGGCGGCGATGGTGGCGGCGATCTCGTGTGCGCGGGCCCAAAGGGTTTCTTCGGCAACGACTTCGGTGACCAGCCCGATTCGCAGCGCGGTCTCGGCGCACACTCGCTCGTCGTTTCCCATCAGCGCCATCCGCAGCGTGTCACCGAGTCCGACACGGCGCATCAGTCCGATCGGCTCCAGCGCTGACACCAGCCCTGCACTGACATGAGAGTCGAAGAACGTGGCGTTCTGGGAGCAGATCACCACGTCGGACTCGTTGACAAAATACAGGGCACCCGCGGTGCACATGCCCTGCACGGCGCAGACCACCGGTTTCCACATCTTCTGCCACTTGGGGCTGAGCAGCTCGCCCGGATCTTCGTGGTTCCAGACGATGCCGGGTTGCCCATAGGGCGATTTGACGTCCAGACCGGCGCTGAACGCCCGGTCGCCGGCCGCGCGGAGCACCACCGCGTTGATGGCCTCGTCGCCTTTGACGATGTGCCAGATGTGCTTCATCTCGTGACACATCGTGCGGTTGAAGGAGTTCAGGGACTCCGGCCGGTTCAGCGTGATCGTCGCGACACGGGTGTGGTGGTCGAGATCGAGAAGGATGGTGTCGAAGTCGTCCATCGGAGTACTCAACGACACTGCCAGTTGGGGGTGCGCTTCTCCACGAATGCCAGCGGTCCCTCCTGCGCATCCTCGGTGCGGACCACGCGTTCCCGAAACGTCTCGGCGAGGATCTCGCCTTCCAGGAGCGGCAGGTCGAGCGTCTTGTGGATCGCCAGCCGCGTTCCCCGCACCGCCAGCGGGGCATTGGAATTCACGATGTCGGCGATCTCGTGGGCCCGCTCCAGGAGCCTGTCGTGTTCGACGACCTCGGTGATCATGCCGAGTTCGTAGGCGCGCTCGGCGCTCATCCGCTCGTGCTTACCCATCAGCGCCATCCGCAGAGCCACCGACCGCGGCAGGGCGCGCGCCAGGCGCACCATCTCGCGCGCGGCGACCAGACCGATGCTGACATGCGGATCGAAGAAGGTGGCTTTGTCCGAGGCGATCACGATGTCGCCCGTGGTGACCCAGTCCAGCCCTGCGCCACAACAGATACCGTTGATCGCGGCGAGGACCGGTTTGGCCATCCGGCGGAACGGAGGTGTGCCCTCCTGGGGCGCTTCCCACTGGTCGTAGGTCGACAGGTAGGGGCGCTCGTAGACGACCCTTCCGTCTTCGGGGATCTCCTTGACGTCTGCGCCGGTGCAGAACGCCCGCCCGGTACCGGTGACGATCATCAGCCAGATGTCGTCGTCGCCCTCGGCTTCGTCGTACGCCGCGCGCAGCTCGGTCACCATGTGCGGTGACAGCGCATTGAGTGCCTCGGGGCGGTTCAGCGTGATGGTGGCTTTGTGACCGTCCACCTCGTAGCCGATGGTGTCGAATCGTCCTGAGTGAGAGCTCACCTGCGTCCCTTCGTCTATCTGCCCTGGAAGTCCGGGTCACGGCGGTCCCGGAACGCAGCCAGTCCTTCTTTGAAATCCATTGTCCGGCAGGACAGTTCCAGGCTCGCCAGTTCGTGGCTCATCGACTGCGGGAGGGTGGCATGCAGACCGTAGTTGATCGCCTGTTTGGTCAGTCCGATCGCGACCGTCGGGCCCGAGGCCAGGCGCTCCAGCAAGTCGTCGGTCGCCGCGCCGACATCCCCGGGCGGCACCGCCTGGTGGATCAGACCCCACTCGGCGGCATCGGAACCGGACACCTTCTCGCCGAGAAGGAGCAAGCGTTTGGCCCGGGTGACCCCGGCGAGCCGCGGCAGCAGCCAGGTCGCGCCCGAGTCGGGGCTGAAGCCGCGATCGACGAAGGGTTCCCAGAGCGTGGCGTTGGTGCCGGCCACGGCGAAGTCGGCCGCCAGTGCGAGGTTGCAGCCGAGGCCGACCGCCCAGCCCTCGACACGGCACACCACCGGCAGTTGGATCGTGGCGATGAGTTCCACCAGGCGGTTCGCGGTGAGCGGGATTCGCCGCGTCAGGTCTCCGGTCCGCGGGCGTTGGGCGTCGCTGTTGGTCGCGACCCAGTCCGCGCCCGCACAGAAGTC from Mycobacterium sp. DL includes:
- a CDS encoding GntR family transcriptional regulator, producing MTTPDFAARPQLAEDVARIVRGRIFDGTYAAGTYVRLDQLAAGLGISVTPVREALFELKAEGLLEQQPRRGFVVRPVTVRDITDVSDVQAHIGGELAARAAAGISDSQLQELTRIQDDLEVAYATDDGERASRLNHDFHRAINVAADSPKLAQLMSQITRYAPESVFPTIDGWPDQSNAHHRRLLDALASRDESLARSAMSEHLAAGAAPLIEHLTRRGVIG
- a CDS encoding CoA transferase; protein product: MGVLDGVRVLDFGRFIAAPWCSALLADMGADVVRIEKREGGEDRWVQSVTEGGEGGTYLQCNRNKRSLTLDTTTDDGKAITRKLVARSDIVVANMPAAGMRANGLDYETLRAVRQDIILASATAYGEGGPYSDRIGFDGAGQVMSGAVYRQGLPEQPIRTVVPYADFGTALTLTIGVMMALYHRDRTGEGQHVEGALLPTAMMLSNAFLIERDLLGTDKPRMGNQGTSVAPCDLYKTADGGWVLLQIAGRPMFMRWCRLVGRAEWVDDPRFADDDLRWENGDVLNDAMAQWCADKTKAEVLEMLEAAKLPAAPMNSTQDVLDDPHVAAMGYLQRVPFPGAPHDVPIIETPFRLSATPGVIRRRAPLLGEHTDEILGEIGYTTADITGLRDRQVV
- a CDS encoding AMP-binding protein yields the protein MPHPLSQRITDVLNLNPAAAAIEFEGSWVTWAQVGRLAHCITALVGTAKVGIMLRNQPAHVAALLGVLAGGGTVVVINPARGDARTRADLDALQLPMIIGLAADLAALAPSTSATTVAISDLATAPVVTQGAEIGESHRPGVAVWMLTSGTTGPPKRVDLTYDMLARSVIGREPADSPAPTALRRGVAIVNSPLVHVGGVFRILLCIAEARPFVLLPKFDLQRWADAVREHRPRAVSLVPAALRMVLHSDLTRDDLAGVRVVTSGTAPLSADDADAFTEKFGVPVLTSYAATEFGGGVAGWTLPDHQKYWRDKRGSVGRANPGAKLRVVDDDGIPLGPDTVGLLEVKPAQFDSAQDWVRTTDIARLDADGFLWILGRADQAIIRGGFKVLPDDVRSALESHPAVQGAAVIGQPDPRLGETPVALVELRADTSVGDEDIAEYLRTRLARYEIPSTIIVVDAIPRTPSGKPDLAAVRSYFTRT
- a CDS encoding enoyl-CoA hydratase/isomerase family protein; the encoded protein is MDDFDTILLDLDHHTRVATITLNRPESLNSFNRTMCHEMKHIWHIVKGDEAINAVVLRAAGDRAFSAGLDVKSPYGQPGIVWNHEDPGELLSPKWQKMWKPVVCAVQGMCTAGALYFVNESDVVICSQNATFFDSHVSAGLVSALEPIGLMRRVGLGDTLRMALMGNDERVCAETALRIGLVTEVVAEETLWARAHEIAATIAAKPPTATQGTVKAIWESLDKPYRAAMDQGLIYTRLGNPIATAELAALDIQKTPPRIR
- a CDS encoding enoyl-CoA hydratase-related protein — encoded protein: MSSHSGRFDTIGYEVDGHKATITLNRPEALNALSPHMVTELRAAYDEAEGDDDIWLMIVTGTGRAFCTGADVKEIPEDGRVVYERPYLSTYDQWEAPQEGTPPFRRMAKPVLAAINGICCGAGLDWVTTGDIVIASDKATFFDPHVSIGLVAAREMVRLARALPRSVALRMALMGKHERMSAERAYELGMITEVVEHDRLLERAHEIADIVNSNAPLAVRGTRLAIHKTLDLPLLEGEILAETFRERVVRTEDAQEGPLAFVEKRTPNWQCR
- a CDS encoding enoyl-CoA hydratase-related protein encodes the protein MGDDADAGTVRQVRDGRNDSVLRITLDRLTRRNSLSHSMIDDLVDLLSAAATDDSLRAVCLAGAGDDFCAGADWVATNSDAQRPRTGDLTRRIPLTANRLVELIATIQLPVVCRVEGWAVGLGCNLALAADFAVAGTNATLWEPFVDRGFSPDSGATWLLPRLAGVTRAKRLLLLGEKVSGSDAAEWGLIHQAVPPGDVGAATDDLLERLASGPTVAIGLTKQAINYGLHATLPQSMSHELASLELSCRTMDFKEGLAAFRDRRDPDFQGR